A genomic segment from Mercenaria mercenaria strain notata unplaced genomic scaffold, MADL_Memer_1 contig_4277, whole genome shotgun sequence encodes:
- the LOC128553757 gene encoding uncharacterized protein LOC128553757, whose translation MTWWNSQRSTYDKLTRSVSGQGAKRLAPREERLKERLTFLSGHVYRVPKRAGVNLMQRLREKHPDRFNEPASQDMPQRDSDTDSEHEQTIPTVTQTEENVRNCNQTAVSSTSRKQKLSHLLLEKIEKRIAANQQQMSQIIQQEDNPRAAFVRMVGLSAAQMDDEAFEGLQLDANNLLVKYKRESRARAQAALVSQAQPRQPTCPRRSQVPATIRPLGTYN comes from the exons ATGACGTGGTGGAACAGCCAGAGGTCGACTTATGACAAACTTACCCGAAGTGTGTCTGGTCAGGGCGCCAAACGGCTGGCACCTCGTGAAGAGCGTTTGAAGGAACGCCTGACATTTCTCAGCGGTCATGTGTACAGAGTGCCCAAACGAGCCGGGGTTAAT ctcatGCAACGACTTCGTGAAAAGCATCCCGATAGATTCAACGAACCCGCATCTCAGGATATGCCGCAACGGGATTCAGACACCGATTCCGAGCATGAGCAGACCATTCCTACAGTCACGCAGACAGAAGAAAACGTCCGTAACTGCAACCAGACGGCCGTCAGCTCTACCTCTAGAAAGCAGAAACTGTCTCATCTTCTTCTGGAGAAAATCGAGAAGAGAATAGCCGCCAACCAGCAGCAAATGAGCCAGATTATCCAGCAG GAGGACAACCCACGAGCGGCTTTTGTTCGCATGGTAGGGCTTTCGGCGGCACAGATGGACGACGAAGCATTTGAGGGACTACAGTTGGATGCCAATAATTTACTGGTGAAGTATAAGCGGGAGTCCAGGGCCAGGGCTCAGGCTGCATTGGTGAGCCAGGCCCAACCACGTCAGCCGACATGTCCCAGACGCAGCCAGGTGCCAGCAACTATCAGACCGTTGGGGACGTACAATTAG
- the LOC128553759 gene encoding uncharacterized protein LOC128553759, with protein MRKLRMCDRYFCDKFKKAVFIMIILLLTYWHPESSKDSNSYVFLRYRNESSIVNLEKQYDLRVIVIVYDRAHSLLRLLRSLNDAEYFAESIKVEVWIDRSENGIIDEATVKTARDYVFKHGDYDVNLHPYHVGIYGQWFTTWKPNLNSSEIAVILEDDLAVSKYFWKYLKLVHKTYDKHININGYSLQGMTTTFGVEDEHILQGPTSDYVYLFPVVGAWGFSPNKRNWKQFIDWYIFGDAKSTMPYIPGHLATVWFKNLKKKGIPHTMWEIWHIYYALQHNEYTLYCNYPNHTGLTTNWREKGLHSAASEGTSNPVLTEWKTEYEILPKTPIYLDVSGRRIESRIASWL; from the exons atgagaaaacTACGGATGTGTGACAGGTATTTTTGTGACAAGTTTAAAAAAGCTGTTTTCATTATGATAATTTTACTACTAACGTATTGGCATCCTGAATCAAGTAAAGACAGCAATTCTTATGTTTTTCTTCGTTATAGAAATGAGAGTAGCATTGTTAATCTAGAAAAACAGTATGATCTACGCGTCATTGTTATTGTTTATGACAGGGCGCATTCACTTCTCAGATTGCTAAGATCTCTAAATGATGCAGAATATTTTGCTGAATCAATCAAAGTTGAAGTTTGGATTGATAGATCTGAAAATGGCATAATCGATGAAGCTACTGTGAAAACAGCGAGGGACTATGTGTTTAAGCACGGAGACTACGACGTTAATTTGCATCCATATCACGTTGGAATCTATGGACAATGGTTTACAACTTGGAAACCAAATTTGAATTCATCAGAAATTGCTGTTATTTTAGAAGATGACCTAGCTGTTTCAAAATACTTTTGGAAATATCTAAAGCTCGTTCATAAGACATATGATAAGCACATAAATATTAATGGCTATTCTTTACAAGGTATGACAACAACATTCGGTGTTGAAGATGAACACATTCTTCAAGGACCAACTTCGGATTACGTTTATCTTTTCCCGGTCGTTGGTGCTTGGGGATTTTCACCGAACAAAAGAAATTGGAAACAATTTATCGACTGGTATATCTTTGGAGATGCCAAATCAACAATGCCTTATATTCCTGGACATCTTGCAACAGTCTGGTTTAAAAACcttaaaaagaaaggaatacCACATACGATGTGGGAAATCTGGCATATATATTATGCTTTGCAACATAATGAATACACACTTTATTGTAACTATCCaa ATCACACAGGATTGACAACTAATTGGAGGGAAAAGGGGTTACACTCAGCCGCAAGTGAAGGAACGTCAAACCCTGTTCTGACCGAGTGGAAGACagaatatgaaattttaccgaAGACACCAATATACTTAGATGTTTCTGGAAGAAGAATTGAGTCTAGAATTGCTTCCTGGCTTTGA
- the LOC128553758 gene encoding putative nuclease HARBI1: protein MGDKVTIAKFLCQINTELVRLARNLVDLEDLEEQEKRENRIQRRWWTRDWLLLRPIHGQYEALMAELQVEDHQVFQQFLRVDVATFYDILARIEGRITKQITALRYPISPALKLAFTLRYLATRNAYRDLRFGFRVAHNTMSGLIVDVCQALIDVIEQLFVKLSTEPEEWQQVAQTFQQKWQFPHTLGALDGKHIRIKKPPHSGSIYHNYKGFDSIVLMALVDAKYRFLWTQIGDVGSSSDGQIWNHCDLRQALEEGVLGVPDADLLPGDDVDTPYYIIGDDAFAMRTWLMKPFPY, encoded by the coding sequence ATGGGTGACAAAGTCACGATAGCGAAGTTCTTGTGTCAGATAAATACAGAACTTGTGCGTCTGGCAAGAAATCTTGTGGATTTAGAGGACTTAGAGGAAcaggaaaaaagggaaaatagaATACAAAGGAGATGGTGGACCAGAGACTGGCTGCTACTTAGACCCATTCACGGTCAGTATGAGGCTCTGATGGCAGAACTTCAAGTGGAGGACCACCAGGTCTTCCAGCAATTTCTGCGTGTAGATGTGGCCACATTCTATGATATCCTGGCCAGGATTGAGGGAAGAATCACCAAGCAGATCACCGCCTTAAGGTACCCCATCTCTCCTGCTTTAAAGCTGGCGTTCACCCTCAGGTATCTTGCCACCAGAAACGCCTACCGAGACCTCCGGTTCGGATTCAGAGTAGCTCATAACACCATGTCAGGCCTCATTGTTGATGTGTGCCAGGCTCTGATTGATGTCATTGAACAATTGTTTGTCAAGCTTTCCACAGAACCTGAAGAATGGCAGCAGGTGGCTCAGACCTTTCAGCAGAAGTGGCAGTTCCCACACACCCTTGGTGCTCTTGATGGGAAGCACATTCGAATCAAGAAGCCGCCCCACTCAGGTTCTATCTACCATAACTATAAGGGTTTTGACTCCATTGTACTCATGGCCTTGGTGGATGCCAAGTACCGCTTCCTATGGACACAAATTGGAGACGTCGGCTCTAGTTCGGATGGTCAGATCTGGAACCATTGTGACCTTCGCCAAGCACTTGAAGAAGGTGTCCTTGGTGTTCCAGATGCAGACCTGCTACCAGGGGATGATGTTGACACTCCCTACTACATCATAGGGGATGATGCTTTCGCTATGAGAACCTGGTTGATGAAACCTTTTCCTTATTAG